The Helianthus annuus cultivar XRQ/B chromosome 16, HanXRQr2.0-SUNRISE, whole genome shotgun sequence genome includes a window with the following:
- the LOC110915259 gene encoding protein LIKE COV 3, giving the protein MGTRDRDRDLERLIPGTGFSDIIGSPLSPSDTPPGASPSHNSGREACIKVIRSWASKKFITGCVILSPIAITFYVTWWFIQLGDWIFSPIYVLLGINIFGLGFITTITFIFLVGVFMSSWLGSSLLSLGEYIIKKMPLMSYIYTASKQISAAISPGQGSHAFKEVAIIKHPSVGEYAIGFITSTVILRKSTGAEELCCVYVPTNHLYLGDIVLVNSKDVMKPNISVREGIEIIISGGMSMPNMLITKDSQRIRSMSLEKFSVPHV; this is encoded by the exons ATGGGAACGAGAGACAGAGACAGAGATCTAGAACGACTGATCCCGGGGACCGGCTTCTCGGATATTATCGGTTCCCCGCTATCTCCATCAGATACTCCTCCCGGGGCCTCTCCCTCTCATAATTCCGGCAGAGAG GCATGTATAAAGGTAATTCGCAGCTGGGCTTCAAAAAAGTTTATTACTGGATG TGTCATTTTATCTCCCATAGCCATTACATTTTATGTGACTTGGTGGTTCATTCAACTTGGGGACTGGATCTTCTCCCCGATTTACGTTCTTTTGGGAATTAATATATTCG GTCTTGGATTCATTACTACCATCACATTCATCTTTTTGGTGGGTGTGTTCATGTCATCATGGTTGGGCTCTTCTCTTCTCAGTTTGGGAGAATATATAATCAAAAAGATGCCTCTCATGAGTTATATTTACACTGCATCTAAGCAAATCAGTGCAGCCATCTCACCAG GACAAGGCTCACATGCTTTTAAGGAAGTTGCAATTATAAAACACCCAAGTGTTGGAGAATACGCGATTGGATTCATAACATCAACTGTTATACTTAGGAAAAGCACAGGTGCCGAAGAGCTATGTTGCGTGTATGTCCCAACCAACCACCTTTACCTCGGCGATATTGTACTTGTGAATTCCAAAGATGTCATGAAGCCCAATATCTCAGTTCGAGAAGGGATAG AGATTATAATCTCGGGAGGCATGTCGATGCCAAATATGTTAATCACAAAGGACTCGCAGCGCATTCGGTCTATGAGTCTTGAGAAGTTTTCTGTTCCACATGTATAA